A window of the Apostichopus japonicus isolate 1M-3 chromosome 8, ASM3797524v1, whole genome shotgun sequence genome harbors these coding sequences:
- the LOC139970814 gene encoding transmembrane protein 223-like → MAVPWRITCYIHQRLGCTRKHFFPTLVPLRRTLILSPCRTKFHKSEVVKDVVLYKNNSNIFFGVVGAFACAQMVFWGYLTHTAFTSMKDAHILTATKYGPEGPPAELKKWTSWSGITMSLSSGKWRYGVTLLCLAAGTSIFAGSLMYSRRSISSLILLKGGNNLRIETFGFLGLKSSMTVPVSKVSCQHSRHAVSSQLPIKVYGHSFHYILDKQGKFLNGRLFDYTAGMKRVLV, encoded by the exons ATGGCTGTTCCTTGGAGGATTACATGTTACATACACCAGAGATTGGGATGCACAAGGAAGCATTTCTTTCCAACCTTGGTTCCTCTTAGGAGAACTTTAATATTGAGCCCCTGCAGGACAAAATTTCATAAGTCAGAGGTGGTCAAGGATGTTGTCCTTTACAAGAACAATAGTAATATATTTTTCGGTGTTGTTGGTGCATTTGCTTGTGCTCAGATGGTCTTTTGGGGTTACTTGACACACACTGCTTTTACATCCATGAAAGATGCACATATCCTGACAGCCACTAAATATGGACCAGAGGGCCCTCCAGCAGAATTAAAAAAGTGGACCTCGTGGTCTGGGATTACTATGTCACTGTCATCTGGTAAATGGAGATATGGTGTTACACTTTTGTGCCTTGCAGCAG GCACATCAATCTTTGCCGGGTCTTTAATGTACTCCAGGAGATCAATATCTTCCCTCATTTTACTGAAAGGCGGCAACAACCTCAGAATTGAAACTTTCGGCTTTCTCGGGCTGAAATCCTCCATGACGGTCCCCGTATCTAAAGTTTCCTGTCAGCATTCGAGACATGCGGTGTCAAGTCAACTCCCAATTAAAGTTTACGGCCATTCTTTCCACTACATTCTGGATAAGCAAGGCAAATTTCTGAACGGAAGGTTGTTCGACTACACAGCTGGAATGAAGCGAGTTCTGGTTTGA